The DNA segment GATAAAGCTAAGACAAAAAAACGCACTAGACAAGATTTTGCTCAATGGTGTAGAGAAAATAGTACCCCTAAAAAAAGGAGAAATTATTGAAAGAATTGGTATATTGTTTTTTAGAAAGTACCTTAGTATGAAACAATTAAAAATCTTTTCTGGAAAAGTCTATTATTCAACGGATAAAAATTGAAAAGATGGTGCTGAAAAAAGATTTTTAGTGGCATCCCCTGCATAAAAAGTTCCATCGGTTAAGGACAGTTTTTTCACAGAAGCAGTGGGGTTAAAATCTAGCTGTTTCATGTCAATCCAAAAAACATTCGGGCTAGTAGCTGAATCAAAATAGTATATCTTGTTTTTCTGATTTGCCACCACTCGCCATATAGTAGAAGCTATATTCGGTTGATCTGGAGTGGTTATTCCCAAAGGAACAGATACACTACGAACCACGCTTAAAACACTTGCAAGAGCTTGATTGTCGTACTTTTGTTCAGGAACTGCACTGATATAGTTAGAAACTGTTTTTGTGGGAATAGAATTGAGCAGAAAATGGGCACGAGCAAATCGATCGGCAGCTCGATTTGTACCAGGTAGAAAGTTTAAACCGCCTATATTTTGCCAGTATTCATTTAAAGCCAGTTGTTGCTCAAAAGTAGGGGAGTTGGTTACAACTTTATATTCTTTGCTGTGATGAATGACTAACTTGCCGTCAATATATTCAAAGATAGCGGAATCACCGCTACTATCAGATATAGAAAGATGTAATTGAGCGGGTGCACCATTAGGTAAAGTCGATGTAACCACTCGGAAAGGCTCTTTTTTCATATCTTCCACTCCTTCGGCAACGGTGGCATAGTTATCTAAAAAATATTGTGCCCAAAGACTCATGGAAAGAGTCGCTTTTCCTTCGGTTGTACCGTAGTCGGATTCTGCTAAATAGAGAAGATTGGCTACTAAACCTTCTTCATTCATCCCATCGGCAGTGCCAATATCATAACCTGTTATTACCACACTACCGTATTTAGATTTCCATTCAATAGAGTTTTTTCCTGCCAGTCCATTTCGATCAATTCCCCTCGGCAAAACCCACAAATTAGAACGAATATCCTCTTTCCAATCCATTGATCGACCCGTTACAACTATATTTTCACTTCCTGAGTATAAAACACGGGTACAGGCTAAAACACTGAGGTTAAAAAGTCCAGAAAAAGTTAAAATTGTCGGTATAGCAAAAGCAAAATGTTTAAGAATATCTAAAGTCATGGATTTAATTAGGAATAAAGAATTGTAATTGTATTATTGTTTAGTCAAATAAATTGTTTCCTGGAAAAGGTGTTAAGTTAAATTAAAACATTTTATGAATAGGTGATGATCTAAGGTCATTTTTGTTGCACAGTTAAGTATTCAATGGGATTAAGCTAAGGATATTGATAATTCAGTTTTGGGGATGTTAAGAGTTTGTTGTTTAGTGAATAAATAGGGGATAAGAATAAGGAAAAGAAACCACCAAAGACAGATAATTATAAAAAACAAAGCAGTTAGCCAAATTAGGTGAAATAACAACCAACTACCAGCGATAATAACGATTCCAGTGAGTATAATTGTCCAAGGTTGACACCACCAAGGCTTGTACTTCCAGATTGATGACGATGACATAAGTTACCTTAATAAGAGTGAGTTAGTGAAATTACAACGGTTAAAGTTTCAATAACAGTAATTAGTTTATCCCACATGAGGGGTATAGTGTAGCTGTGGATAAGTGCGATCGCAGACTATGACTAGACATGGTTAAGAGGTAATGGTAAAATCATTAAACAATAGCTAGTAGTGTGAATGTTTGAACAGACCTTTAAGAATATTGATGATGTCCTCCGCAAAGAGGCGGGATGTGCCAGTGAGCTTGACTACACAGAACAAACCTCATGGCTATTATTTTTGAAATATTTAGATGATCTTGAACAAGAAAGGGCGTTAAAGGCTGAGTTTGACGAAGAGAAATATCAGTTTATCTTAGATGAAGAGCATCGTTGGTCAAGTTGGGCTGTTCCTCAAGATAAGGATAAGTTATTAACGGGTGATGATTTAATTGATTATATTAATGACCATTTATTTACCTACCTTAAAGGGTTTAAGCAAAGGGCTACTTCTGCTGATACCATTGAATATAAGATAGGTGAGATATTTAGTGAGATTAAGAATAAGTTTCAAAGTGGTTATAATCTCAGGGAGGCGATCGACCTCATTGATGAGTTGAGCTTTAAGTCTCAAGAACAGAAACACGAATTGTCAGACTTGTATGAGACACGCATTAAGAATATGGGTAACGCTGGACGTAATGGCGGTGAGTATTATACCCCTCGTCCTTTGATTAGAGCCATGATTGCGGTTATTAAACCCCAAGTTGGTGAGAAGATTTATGATGGGGCTTGTGGTTCAGCAGGTTTCTTATGTGAGGCTTATGAGCATTTACGCAAAGGTAAGTTAACCACCAGTCAGCTTGAGCAGTTACAGACTTCTACCTTTTATGGTAAGGAGAAGAAGAGCTTGGCTTATGTCATTGCCATTATGAATATGATTCTTCATGGTATCTCTGCCCCTAATATCGTTCATACCAACACCCTCGCTGAGAATATCAATGATATACAGGAAAAGGATAGAGTTGATGTCATTTTAGCTAATCCCCCTTTTGGTGCCAGGGAAAGGGATGAGATTAAGAACAATTTTACTATTAGGACTGGGGAGACTGCTTTCTTATTCCTTCAGCATTTTATTAAGATGTTAAAGAAAGGCGGTAGAGGGGCGATCGTCATCAAGAATACTTTTCTCTCTAATGCTGACAACGCTTCTAGGGAGTTAAGAAAGGAGTTATTAACCAGTTGCTACCTTCATACTATCTTGGATTGTCCTAGCGGTACTTTTCAGGGGGCTGGAGTTAAAACGGTAGTGTTATTCTTTGAAAAGGGTAAAGCAACCGAGAAGATTTGGTATTATCAATTAGATCCGGGTAGGAACTTGGGTAAGACTAATCCTCTTAACGATGATGATTTGGCTGAGTTTGTGGAGTTTCAGCAGTCGTTTAAGGTGTCGGAGAAATCTTGGTTAGTGGATATAGACAAGGTTGATAAGGAGTCCTATGATTTATCGGTTAAGAATCCTCACGCCCCCGAAGAAGACACCCTTAGAAGTCCTGCTGAGATACTTAATCAGATTGCTTCTCTTGATGCTGAGTCGGCTGAGATTCTTGAGTCTATAGGAGGGTTGATATGACTTTACCAGAAGGATGGCAGATAAAAACCCTAGAAGAATTATCAGAAAAGATAACAAAAGGAACAACACCAACATCTATTGGCTTTCAATTTACTAATGAAGGGATAAATTTTATAAAGGTTGAAACAATAAGTTCAAATGGTCAATTTATAAACTCAAAACTTGCTTATATTAATTCAGATTGTCATGAAGCACTAAAACGTTCTCAATTACATAAAGGCGATATATTATTTTCAATTGCAGGAGCATTAGGTAGAACAGCTATAGTAACATCTAAAATTTTACCTGCTAATACTAATCAAGCCTTAGCAATTATTAGACTTAAATCATCTGATAAAATAGATAAAAATTTTATTTTAATAGCTTTATCATCTGGTTTCTTATTAGAACAAATAGAAAAAAATAGGGGTGGTGTTGCTCAACAAAACTTATCATTAACTCAGATTAAAAGTTTTCAAATACCCATTCCTCCTATTGAGGTACAGAAAAGGATAGTAGAGATATTAGACGAGGCGTTTGAGGGCATAGACAGGGCGATCGCACTCACCAAACAAAACCTCCTCAATGCCCGTGAACTATTTAACTCCTACCTTAATAACATCTTTACTAACAAGGGTGATGATTGGGTAGAGAAGAAGTTAGGGGATATAGCCAACATTTATTATGGTTATACAGCAAAAGCATCACAAGAACCAAAAGGTAAAAAGTTTCTAAGAATAACAGATATACAAAATAATAAAGTAGATTGGACTACAGTACCTTATTGTGATATATCAGACGAAGATTATGTCAAACATAAATTAAGAACAGGTGATATAGTATTTGCCCGAACAGGTGCAACAACTGGTAAAAGTTTTCTTGTGAAAAATCCTCCAGAAGCTGTATCAGCATCTTATTTAATTCGTTTATCTATAAAAAAAATAGATATAATACCAGAATTTTTAATACTATTTTTTCAAACTAATGAATATTGGAATTTAATTAATTTAGGAATCTCAGGAAGTGCGCAAGGTGGCTTTAACGCTTCTAAATTAAAGACTTTAAATATTCCAATACCTCTTAAAAATAGCATTCAATTAAACATTATAAATAAACTAAATAAACTATCAGCAGAAGTAGCAAGATTAGAGGAGATATATCAGAAAAAAATAGAACTATTAGAG comes from the Geminocystis sp. NIES-3708 genome and includes:
- a CDS encoding type I restriction-modification system subunit M, with protein sequence MFEQTFKNIDDVLRKEAGCASELDYTEQTSWLLFLKYLDDLEQERALKAEFDEEKYQFILDEEHRWSSWAVPQDKDKLLTGDDLIDYINDHLFTYLKGFKQRATSADTIEYKIGEIFSEIKNKFQSGYNLREAIDLIDELSFKSQEQKHELSDLYETRIKNMGNAGRNGGEYYTPRPLIRAMIAVIKPQVGEKIYDGACGSAGFLCEAYEHLRKGKLTTSQLEQLQTSTFYGKEKKSLAYVIAIMNMILHGISAPNIVHTNTLAENINDIQEKDRVDVILANPPFGARERDEIKNNFTIRTGETAFLFLQHFIKMLKKGGRGAIVIKNTFLSNADNASRELRKELLTSCYLHTILDCPSGTFQGAGVKTVVLFFEKGKATEKIWYYQLDPGRNLGKTNPLNDDDLAEFVEFQQSFKVSEKSWLVDIDKVDKESYDLSVKNPHAPEEDTLRSPAEILNQIASLDAESAEILESIGGLI
- a CDS encoding restriction endonuclease subunit S is translated as MTLPEGWQIKTLEELSEKITKGTTPTSIGFQFTNEGINFIKVETISSNGQFINSKLAYINSDCHEALKRSQLHKGDILFSIAGALGRTAIVTSKILPANTNQALAIIRLKSSDKIDKNFILIALSSGFLLEQIEKNRGGVAQQNLSLTQIKSFQIPIPPIEVQKRIVEILDEAFEGIDRAIALTKQNLLNARELFNSYLNNIFTNKGDDWVEKKLGDIANIYYGYTAKASQEPKGKKFLRITDIQNNKVDWTTVPYCDISDEDYVKHKLRTGDIVFARTGATTGKSFLVKNPPEAVSASYLIRLSIKKIDIIPEFLILFFQTNEYWNLINLGISGSAQGGFNASKLKTLNIPIPLKNSIQLNIINKLNKLSAEVARLEEIYQKKIELLEELKQSILERAFRGELTANK
- a CDS encoding linear amide C-N hydrolase, with the translated sequence MTLDILKHFAFAIPTILTFSGLFNLSVLACTRVLYSGSENIVVTGRSMDWKEDIRSNLWVLPRGIDRNGLAGKNSIEWKSKYGSVVITGYDIGTADGMNEEGLVANLLYLAESDYGTTEGKATLSMSLWAQYFLDNYATVAEGVEDMKKEPFRVVTSTLPNGAPAQLHLSISDSSGDSAIFEYIDGKLVIHHSKEYKVVTNSPTFEQQLALNEYWQNIGGLNFLPGTNRAADRFARAHFLLNSIPTKTVSNYISAVPEQKYDNQALASVLSVVRSVSVPLGITTPDQPNIASTIWRVVANQKNKIYYFDSATSPNVFWIDMKQLDFNPTASVKKLSLTDGTFYAGDATKNLFSAPSFQFLSVE
- a CDS encoding DUF6737 family protein, with translation MSSSSIWKYKPWWCQPWTIILTGIVIIAGSWLLFHLIWLTALFFIIICLWWFLFLILIPYLFTKQQTLNIPKTELSISLA